From a region of the Torulaspora globosa chromosome 7, complete sequence genome:
- the OLA1 gene encoding Obg-like ATPase (ancestral locus Anc_3.226) has protein sequence MPPKKQVEEKKVLLGRPGNNLKAGIVGLANVGKSTFFQAITRSPLGNPANYPFATIDPEEARVIVPSPRFEELCKIYKPASEVPAHLTVYDIAGLTKGASAGEGLGNAFLSHIRAVDSIYQVVRCFDDAEIIHIEGDVDPVRDLEIINEELRLKDIEFSEKALENALKIAKRGGQSLEVKQKKEEAALIERIIKLLQDGQRVANQNWSPKEVEVINSMFLLTAKPCIYLINLSQKDYIRKKNKHLLRIKEWVDKYSPGDLIIPFSVSLEERLSTMSEEEQEEELKTLQTQSALPKIITTMRQKLELISFFTCGPDEVREWTIRKGTKAPQAAGVIHNDLMNTFILAQVMKYEDVIEYKDDAAIKAAGKLLQKGKEYVVEDGDIIYFRAGAGKN, from the coding sequence ATGCCTCCAAAGAAGcaagttgaagagaaaaaagttCTATTGGGTCGTCCCGGTAACAATTTGAAAGCTGGTATTGTTGGGCTTGCCAACGTTGGTAAATCTACTTTCTTCCAAGCAATTACCAGATCTCCCTTGGGTAACCCAGCCAACTATCCATTTGCTACCATTgatcctgaagaagctcgTGTGATTGTGCCTTCTCCTAGATTCGAAGAGCTATGCAAGATCTACAAGCCAGCGTCTGAAGTTCCAGCTCACCTGACTGTTTATGATATTGCAGGTTTGACGAAAGGTGCGTCCGCAGGGGAAGGTCTAGGAAATGCGTTCTTGTCACACATCAGGGCGGTTGATTCGATTTACCAAGTGGTTCGTTGTTTCGATGACGCTGAAATTATTCACATCGAAGGTGACGTCGATCCTGTCCGTGACTTGGAGATTATCAACGAGGaattgagattgaaggaCATCGAATTTTCTGAAAAGGCTTTGGagaatgctttgaagatcgCCAAGAGAGGCGGTCAGTCTTTGGAAGTGAAGcaaaagaaggaggaagCTGCTCTTATCGAAAGAATCATCAAACTGTTGCAAGATGGTCAGAGAGTGGCTAATCAAAACTGGTCCCCTAAAGAAGTGGAAGTTATCAACTCGATGTTTTTGTTGACCGCCAAGCCTTGTATCTatttgatcaacttgtCCCAGAAAGATTACatcagaaagaagaataagcACCTACTGAGAATCAAGGAATGGGTAGATAAGTACTCCCCAGGTGATTTGATCATCCCATTCAGTGTTTCGTTAGAGGAAAGATTGTCTACCATGTCTGAGGAAgaacaagaggaagagttgaagaCTTTGCAAACGCAATCGGCGTTGCCAAAGATTATCACCACCATGAGACAGAAGTTGGAACtaatctctttcttcacCTGTGGTCCGGATGAAGTTCGTGAATGGACCATCAGAAAGGGTACCAAGGCCCCACAGGCGGCAGGTGTCATCCATAATGATTTAATGAACACCTTTATCCTTGCTCAAGTGATGAAATACGAAGATGTTATCGAGTACAAGGACGATGCCGCTATCAAGGCGGCAGGTAAGCTACTCCAGAAGGGTAAGGAATACGTAGTGGAAGATGGTGATATTATATACTTCAGAGCAGGGGCCGGTAAGAACTAA
- the CSG2 gene encoding mannosylinositol phosphorylceramide synthase regulatory subunit (ancestral locus Anc_3.227): MAARIYWFTAVAGYIVQTKCFSYLQTRENYEDAKDEKVHQGLTVVLSFMYFASWLLVPAVSRLFDARETSKKLDLPAPLGFASSSSDLELQTFDEEPELASDTAELMRNNDNKPEADSKICFKYVAQLVTLSMLVLVPVLTYMMALSMSPAFDIALIQNTSIFEITSLLYGVCGLTKRRNVVTKFLIMMVALLGILIVSYTKATCDLLAGKLSINEKTGELNDPFLFDRLKSSLLCGLGALTIGPFAVLWHRWFNKRSKQVTMREQAGHLSIMGVICMVLLLPFFPALAGTISSICKDRSFWLVSVVTLIFGALPHVVSLLQVTRKTTPEYSTTINLGAIIFMGITDWICEPTQTTIVRWEVIGYIMLSVCCIMLSITYYHKGQDRYTSLI, from the coding sequence ATGGCTGCAAGGATATATTGGTTCACAGCTGTAGCTGGTTACATTGTACAAACGAAATGTTTCTCATATTTGCAGACGAGGGAGAACTATGAGGATGCCAAGGATGAAAAAGTGCACCAGGGATTGACGGTAGTTCTAAGTTTCATGTATTTTGCTTCATGGCTTCTCGTACCAGCCGTATCACGCTTGTTTGATGCTCGTGagacttcgaagaagctcgaTTTGCCAGCTCCATTGGGATTTGCGTCATCCTCTTCGGATTTGGAGTTGCAAACCTTTGATGAAGAGCCAGAGCTCGCTAGCGATACCGCTGAGTTGATGAGAAATAATGACAACAAGCCAGAGGCTGACAGTAAGATTTGCTTTAAGTATGTTGCGCAATTGGTGACGCTATCTATGTTGGTGCTCGTTCCCGTGCTGACTTATATGATGGCTTTATCGATGTCTCCTGCTTTTGATATCGCACTGATCCAGAATACGTCAATATTTGAGATTACTTCACTACTTTACGGGGTCTGTGGGTTgaccaagagaagaaacGTTGTCACCAAGTTTCTCATTATGATGGTCGCATTGCTTGGAATCTTGATCGTCTCTTACACAAAGGCTACGTGCGATCTACTAGCTGGTAAATTGTCGATAAATGAGAAGACGGGGGAATTGAACGACCCTTTCCTATTTGACAGACTTAAGAGCTCTTTGTTGTGTGGCTTGGGCGCCCTCACGATCGGTCCCTTCGCAGTGCTGTGGCATCGCTGGTTCAACAAGCGTTCGAAACAGGTCACCATGAGAGAGCAAGCTGGTCATCTCTCTATCATGGGGGTCATCTGCATGGTATTGCTCCTGCCATTTTTCCCAGCGCTTGCGGGAACCATCTCAAGCATCTGCAAGGATAGATCGTTTTGGCTGGTCTCCGTGGTTACACTCATCTTTGGGGCTTTGCCACACGTTGTCTCTCTGTTGCAAGTGACCAGGAAGACGACACCAGAGTACTCCACGACTATCAACCTGGGAGCAATCATTTTCATGGGCATAACGGATTGGATATGCGAACCCACTCAAACCACGATCGTGAGATGGGAGGTTATTGGATACATAATGCTCAGCGTCTGCTGCATAATGCTTTCAATTACTTACTACCATAAAGGACAAGATAGGTATACATCACTGATATAG
- the ETR1 gene encoding enoyl-[acyl-carrier-protein] reductase (ancestral locus Anc_3.228): MISRPFMRLMSTKVPKQFKSIVYSTHSVEDVGSVLSVQNYTPKEDLSKAIVLRTLAFPINPSDINQLQGVYPSKPEKTLDYSTEQPSAIAGNEGVFEVVSVPKSESSLSEGDWVIPVHANQGTWSNYRVFSKASDLIKVNGLDLHSAATVSVNGCTAYQLVNNYIDWDPSKNEWLIQNAGTSGVSKIVTQIAKAKGVKTLSVIRDREGFESVARTLEEKYGATRVISESDNSDKAFGKEQMPKILGPNARVRLALNSVGGKSSACIARKLDQDALMLTYGGMSKQPVTLPTSLHIFKGLTSKGFWITENVKKNPSEKVANVRDFIKLYEEGKIISPKDEITTVEWDVNNTSDDELLQLIREAVSATGQKRMVRLKW, from the coding sequence ATGATCTCAAGACCATTTATGAGACTGATGTCTACTAAAGTTCCTAAGCAGTTTAAGTCTATCGTGTATTCGACACACAGTGTGGAAGATGTCGGTAGCGTGCTCTCGGTGCAAAATTACACTCCAAAAGAGGACTTGAGCAAGGCAATTGTGTTGCGCACTCTTGCTTTCCCGATCAATCCTTCTGATATCAATCAGTTGCAAGGAGTATACCCTTCGAAGCCTGAAAAAACTTTGGATTACTCGACTGAACAACCCTCAGCAATTGCTGGCAATGAAGGGGTCTTTGAGGTTGTGTCAGTGCCAAAGAGCGAATCCTCTTTGAGTGAAGGCGATTGGGTTATTCCTGTCCATGCTAACCAAGGAACTTGGTCCAATTACCGAGTGTTTTCAAAAGCGTCCGATTTAATCAAGGTGAACGGTTTGGATCTTCATTCTGCAGCCACGGTTTCTGTTAATGGATGCACTGCTTACCAATTGGTCAATAACTACATAGATTGGGACCCTAGCAAGAACGAATGGCTGATCCAGAACGCTGGCACGTCAGGTGTGTCCAAAATAGTGACACAGATCGCCAAGGCCAAGGGCGTGAAGACTTTGAGCGTTATCCGTGACCGTGAAGGTTTCGAGAGTGTGGCTAGGACcttggaagagaaataCGGTGCTACAAGAGTTATCTCTGAGAGCGACAACAGCGACAAAGCGTTCGGGAAGGAGCAGATGCCAAAGATCTTGGGACCCAATGCTCGAGTCAGACTAGCGTTGAACTCCGTCGGAGGTAAATCAAGTGCCTGTATCGCGCGCAAATTGGATCAAGACGCTTTGATGTTGACATATGGAGGCATGTCGAAACAACCTGTTACTTTGCCCACTTCACTACACATATTCAAGGGATTGACCTCCAAGGGTTTCTGGATTACTGAAAATGTTAAGAAGAACCCTAGTGAGAAGGTCGCTAATGTGCGGGACTTCATCAAACTGTATGAGGAGGGGAAAATAATCTCACCAAAGGATGAAATCACTACAGTCGAATGGGATGTCAATAACACATCCGACGACGAATTGCTCCAACTGATCAGAGAGGCTGTCAGCGCAACTGGTCAGAAACGCATGGTGCGTTTGAAGTGGTGA
- the YPK3 gene encoding putative protein kinase YPK3 (ancestral locus Anc_3.229) yields MIFTLDDDLEGLKLSDSESSLQQQQQPTALYDETDEAENVMNLDHLNLATEPIPFLGDRPRRRSSVLEKFPVSTPPRTRRISVTSASNPLGGGCLDGGQLLTHRDAGIFRCLADFKPVRVLGKGAYGKVILVRDQQTSKLYAMKQLLKAEILFTEENDQSQKDDKDVSKLVERTFAERTILSELEHPNIVKLFYTFHDNAKLYLLLQYIPGGELFFHLKEQGTLDEDTVAFYAAEISCALKFLHSKGIVYRDLKPENCLLDQNGHLVLTDFGLSKKSVAQQEVPFSSSAESAFESEEVTNLYSIIGTPEYCAPEVLQGVPYTKKCDWYSLGCLMYDMLIGKPPHTGANHKVILNKIQRDKQGPKIPHYLSDGMKDMLSALLKKEHTKRWDVDKYWRTPTDPKQKRKKKKAGQEKTSGYTSHFIFRKIDWPKLEKGEIQKSEPGPILPLITDWALAENFDSEFTSMSYEDTLKGIDINIPKSSSDYFKGFSYKASCSYLERHF; encoded by the coding sequence ATGATCTTTACGTTGGACGATGATCTTGAGGGTTTGAAGTTGAGTGACTCGGAAAGCAgccttcaacagcagcaacagccgACTGCCCTTTATGACGAAACagatgaagctgagaaTGTAATGAATTTGGACCATCTCAATCTGGCAACGGAGCCTATACCGTTCCTAGGTGACAGGCCAAGGAGGAGATCATCTGTGTTGGAAAAGTTCCCGGTATCGACACCACCTCgcacaagaagaatatcCGTCACTTCGGCATCAAATCCGCTTGGCGGTGGTTGTCTCGATGGGGGCCAGTTGCTGACTCACAGGGATGCAGGTATTTTCCGTTGTCTCGCGGACTTCAAACCTGTCAGAGTGCTGGGAAAGGGCGCCTACGGTAAGGTCATCCTTGTCAGGGACCAACAAACGAGCAAACTGTACGCTATGAAACAGCTGTTGAAGGCGGAAATACTATTTACTGAAGAGAACGATCAATCGCAGAAGGACGACAAGGATGTGTCGAAATTGGTCGAAAGGACTTTTGCAGAAAGGACTATTTTATCGGAGCTTGAACATCCCAACATCGTCAAATTGTTCTACACTTTCCATGATAATGCCAAACTGTACTTACTGCTGCAGTATATCCCTGGTGGCGAGCTCTTTTTTCACCTGAAGGAACAAGGAACGCTGGATGAAGATACTGTGGCATTTTATGCTGCCGAAATCAGTTGTGCCCTGAAATTTCTCCACAGCAAGGGGATAGTGTACCGAGATCTGAAACCAGAAAACTGTCTTCTCGATCAGAACGGCCATTTGGTCCTGACGGATTTCGGGCTGAGCAAGAAAAGTGTCGCACAGCAAGAGGTGCCCTTTTCGTCGAGCGCAGAAAGCGCATTTGAGTCTGAAGAAGTCACCAACTTATACTCCATCATCGGTACCCCGGAGTATTGCGCCCCGGAAGTGCTGCAGGGTGTTCCCTACACCAAGAAATGCGACTGGTACTCTCTAGGATGTCTAATGTACGATATGCTGATTGGGAAGCCGCCACATACGGGAGCAAACCACAAGGTGATACTTAATAAGATACAAAGAGACAAGCAAGGTCCCAAGATCCCGCATTATCTCAGCGACGGTATGAAAGACATGCTCTCTGccttgctgaagaaggaacACACCAAGAGATGGGACGTCGATAAGTACTGGCGCACTCCCACAGACCCAAAACAAAAGCgaaaaaagaagaaggcgGGACAGGAAAAAACCTCTGGCTACACTTCCCATTTCATCTTCCGCAAGATCGACTGGCcaaagctggagaaggGAGAGATACAAAAGTCAGAACCCGGTCCAATACTTCCACTGATCACGGACTGGGCCTTGGCAGAAAACTTCGACTCGGAGTTCACTTCGATGTCCTACGAAGACACCCTCAAAGGGATTGACATCAATATTCCAAAGTCATCATCAGACTATTTCAAAGGGTTCAGTTACAAGGCAAGTTGCAGCTACTTAGAGAGACACTTCTAG
- the CDS1 gene encoding phosphatidate cytidylyltransferase (ancestral locus Anc_3.230), translating to MKEQDKSSTSDAGGVRKAGKEANEKQSDSKKYNFLVRTLWTFVMIAGFFITLASGHFWCIMLILACQIATFRECIAVTSASGRAKNLPLTKTLNWYFLFTTIYYLDGKSLFQFFQDYFIEYRVLTLLAANHRFICYCLYLLGFVMFVCSLRKGFLKFQFASLCITHMVLMLVVGQAHLIIKNVINGLIWFLLPCGLVIVNDIFAYLCGITFGRTKLIEISPKKTLEGFLGAWFFTALASIILTKLFSSFMYMTCPVKDIHTNFFSNLRCELNPVFIPQDYRLPPIIFDKLGISVITIKPIYFHALNLATFASLFAPFGGFFASGLKRTFQVKDFGHSIPGHGGITDRVDCQFLMGSFANLYYETFISENRITVETILSTILMNLDERQMVSLISTLTAILFKKGVFNEQMYKRLASIYNAATEKLV from the coding sequence ATGAAGGAGCAGGATAAGAGCTCGACATCCGACGCTGGGGGTGTCAGGAAGGCCGGGAAGGAGGCTAATGAGAAGCAGAGTGATAGTAAGAAGTACAATTTCCTTGTGAGAACGTTGTGGACTTTTGTTATGATAGCTGGATTCTTTATCACATTGGCGTCCGGTCATTTCTGGTGTATAATGTTGATATTAGCTTGTCAGATTGCCACTTTCAGGGAATGTATCGCGGTGACGAGTGCATCTGGACGTGCGAAAAACTTGCCTTTGACAAAGACTCTGAATTGGTACTTTCTCTTCACGACGATCTACTACTTGGACGGCAAATCGcttttccagttcttccaGGATTATTTCATAGAGTACAGGGTGCTTACGCTGTTGGCGGCGAACCACAGGTTTATCTGCTATTGCCTGTACCTGCTGGGGTTTGTTATGTTTGTGTGCAGTCTGCGCAAGGGGTTTTTGAAGTTCCAGTTTGCGTCTCTGTGTATAACACACATGGTTTTGATGTTGGTCGTGGGCCAGGCGCATCTGATTATAAAGAACGTGATAAACGGGCTGATTTGGTTCCTGTTGCCCTGCGGGCTCGTGATAGTGAACGACATCTTCGCATATCTCTGCGGGATCACCTTCGGACGCACCAAGTTGATCGAAATCTCGCCCAAAAAGACACTCGAGGGATTCCTGGGCGCCTGGTTCTTCACCGCTCTCGCAAGCATCATCCTGACCAAGCTGTTCTCGTCGTTCATGTACATGACTTGTCCGGTCAAGGACATCCACACCAATTTTTTCTCGAATTTGCGCTGTGAATTGAACCCTGTGTTCATACCGCAGGACTACAGACTACCGCCGATCATCTTCGACAAATTGGGGATTTCCGTGATCACCATCAAGCCTATCTATTTCCACGCGCTGAATCTGGCTACTTTTGCGTCGTTGTTCGCGCCATTCGGTGGTTTCTTCGCATCCGGTCTGAAGAGAACCTTCCAAGTGAAGGACTTTGGCCATTCAATTCCCGGCCACGGTGGTATCACAGATAGAGTCGACTGCCAATTTCTGATGGGCTCCTTCGCCAACCTATACTACGAGACATTCATCAGCGAAAACAGAATCACTGTCGAGACCATTCTGTCCACCATACTGATGAACTTGGACGAAAGACAGATGGTCAGCTTAATCTCCACGCTGACAGCGATCcttttcaagaagggcGTCTTCAACGAGCAAATGTACAAACGCTTAGCTTCCATATACAATGCGGCTACAGAGAAGCTAGTTTAG